From Pagrus major chromosome 2, Pma_NU_1.0, one genomic window encodes:
- the LOC141019648 gene encoding extracellular calcium-sensing receptor-like, which translates to MLGGVFSFHSKWKGRMDTYMHKPLPLQCTSFNLRGIQYTQAMLLAIEEINNSTDLLPGISLGYKIFDICGSISRGVGVTLALTNGNEETSAASDEACTKPGQVQAIVGVGHSTPSMAISTVIGPFHIPLISHFATCACLSDKTKYPSFLRTIPSDYYQSRALAQLVKYFGWTWVGAIRSNDDYGNDGMATFTEAAQQLGICLEYSVSFYRTDPPDKIKKIVDIIKTSTSKVIVTFLAHMDIDMLIHELSRHNLTGYQWVGTEAWIFDSQTAAMDRHHILDGAIGLSIPKAHVSGMREFILNVKPLNSTNNELFSDFWETLFDCKFKHSKSSAESQKECTGHEDVTGVQNTYTDMSLMPIFYNVYKGVYAVAHALHNILSCNKTCNNKVQLYPFTILQHIRKIRFTTKEGDEVYFNENGDPAAKYEIINWQPTENGIVDFVTVGLYDASLSEDKQLKLQNKSLIWAQNSQQVPLSVCSEKCPPGTRKVLQKGKPVCCYDCLRCAEGEMSNTTDSITCVICHPEFWSNERRDACVKKEAEFLSYEEIMGALLTAASLFGTCMTAVVAFIFFRYRQTPIVRANNSELSFLLLFSLILCFLCSLTFIGRPSEWSCMLRHTAFGITFVLCISCVLGKTIVVLMAFRATLPGSDVMKWFGPAQQKLSVLGFTLIQVVICILWLTISPPFPFKNFKKFNDKIILECALGSAVGFWAVLGYIGLLAMLCFILAFLARKLPDNFNEAKFITFSMLIFCAVWITFIPAYVSSPGKFSVAVEIFAILASSFGLLICIFIPKCYIILLKPEKNTKKNMMGKGAPKSS; encoded by the exons ATGTTGGGGGGAGTCTTTTCTTTCCACAGCAAATGGAAAGGCAGAATGGATACCTACATGCATAAACCACTGCCACTGCAATGCACAAG TTTCAATTTAAGAGGGATCCAGTATACCCAGGCTATGCTATTAGCCATAGAAGAGATTAATAATAGCACAGACCTACTGCCTGGCATCTCTCTGGGATATAAGATCTTTGATATCTGTGGCTCCATTTCAAGAGGAGTGGGGGTCACACTGGCCTTGACTAATGGTAATGAAGAGACATCTGCAGCCTCTGATGAAGCATGTACAAAACCTGGCCAAGTGCAGGCCATTGTGGGTGTAGGTCATTCCACTCCTTCCATGGCTATCTCTACTGTCATTGGACCCTTTCATATCCCACTG atcaGCCACTTTGCTACTTGTGCTTGTCTCAGTGATAAAACCAAGTACCCATCATTCCTCAGAACAATACCCAGTGATTACTACCAGAGCAGAGCCCTGGCCCAGTTGGTCAAGTACTTTGGTTGGACTTGGGTTGGAGCTATTAGATCAAATGATGATTACGGCAATGATGGCATGGCCACATTTACAGAAGCCGCCCAGCAGCTGGGTATCTGTCTCGAGTACTCTGTATCTTTCTATAGAACAGATCCaccagacaaaataaaaaagatagtTGACATTATCAAAACTTCCACTTCCAAGGTGATTGTCACTTTCCTCGCTCACATGGATATAGACATGCTAATACATGAGCTGTCTCGCCACAACTTGACTGGGTATCAGTGGGTGGGCACTGAGGCCTGGATCTTTGATTCCCAAACTGCAGCCATGGATAGGCATCATATTCTGGATGGTGCCATAGGCCTGTCCATCCCAAAAGCACATGTCAGTGGCATGAGAGAGTTCATTTTGAATGTGAAGCCACTCAATTCAACTAATAATGAATTGTTTTCAGATTTCTGGGAGACATTATTTGACTGTAAGTTCAAGCATtcaaaatcatcagcagaaagTCAAAAAGAATGTACTGGACATGAAGATGTGACTGGAGTGCAAAACACATATACTGATATGTCACTCATGCCTATCTTTTACAATGTTTATAAAGGAGTATATGCTGTGGCCCATGCACTTCATAATATTCTgagctgtaataaaacatgtaacaacAAGGTGCAGCTATATCCATTCACG ATTTTACAGCACATAAGAAAGATTCGGTTCACAACAAAGGAAGGAGATGAAGTTTACTTTAATGAGAATGGAGACCCAGCAGcaaaatatgaaattataaaCTGGCAGCCAACAGAAAATGGCATTGTGGACTTTGTCACAGTTGGTCTCTATGATGCTTCTTTGTCGGAAGACAAACAGCTAAAACTGCAAAATAAGTCTTTAATTTGGGCGCAGAACTCACAACAG GTGCCTTTGTCAGTTTGCAGTGAGAAATGTCCACCGGGAACTCGAAAGGTTCTTCAAAAAGGAAAGCCTGTCTGCTGCTATGACTGTTTAAGGTGTGCAGAGGGAGAAATGAGCAACACCACAG attCTATCACTTGTGTGATATGCCACCCTGAATTCTGGtcaaatgagagaagagatgcCTGTGTAAAAAAGGAGGCAGAGTTTCTCTCATATGAAGAGATTATGGGAGCACTGCTCACTGCAGCTTCTCTATTTGGAACATGCATGACTGCTGTTGTGGCGTTCATTTTCTTCAGATACAGACAGACTCCTATTGTCAGggccaacaactctgagctgagcttcctgctgctcttttcCTTGattctgtgtttcctgtgttctctgACCTTCATCGGCCGGCCCTCTGAGTGGTCCTGCATGCTGCGACACACAGCATTTGGCATCACCTTTgtcctctgtatctcttgtgttctAGGGAAAACCATAGTGGTGTTAATGGCCTTCAGGGCCACACTCCCAGGTagtgatgtgatgaaatggTTTGGTCCTGCACAGCAGAAACTGAGTGTTCTGGGTTTCACGCTGATACAAGTTGTCATTTGTATCCTCTGGTTAAcaatttctcctccttttccattTAAGAATTTTAAGAAGTTCAACGATAAAATCATCTTAGAGTGTGCTCTGGGCTCAGCTGTAGGCTTTTGGGCTGTACTTGGGTACATTGGACTTCTggccatgttgtgttttattcttgCTTTTCTGGCTCGGAAACTGCCTGATAATTTCAATGAAGCCAAATTTATCAcctttagcatgctgatattctgtgcagtATGGATAACTTTTATCCCAGCatatgtcagctctcctgggaagttcagtgttgctgtggagatatttgcaATTCTGGCTTCAAGTTTTGGACtgctcatttgtatttttattccaaaatgttatataatcttactgaaaccagagaagaatACTAAAAAGAATATGATGGGAAAGGGGGCACCAAAATCTTCCTGA